In Labrus mixtus chromosome 3, fLabMix1.1, whole genome shotgun sequence, a single window of DNA contains:
- the rgmd gene encoding RGM domain family, member D translates to MSTLAPEDKPHNSHSVDEKQSRDSILTEWIGMGRSGPQITAKRQLWDCITLTMVLLSLLFRPAHCQQCRIQRCNAEYVASTSPSSGLQDDVALDVDYCIALRAYALCTRRQARSCRGDLVYHSAVFRIKELFSQHNCSSDGPTSSAKVPSTSRPVVSELCNYENRVLTSGSGGQQKKYAHCGLFGDPHLRTFRDEFQTCKVEGAWPLIDNRFLSVQVTNVPVVLGSSATATSKITVIFKSYHGCTEQKVYQATTEDLPVAFQDGTRSGGESGSLTIVERGGSGVGRQVRIQARYIGTSIIVRRVGSYLTFAIRMPEDTLDFSEDNGGLQLCLHGCPRNELIKEHTLGRQSQQPRLQGTNTEHGPLRPPHQVYTVERATAKCRETLQVEDVYFQSCVFDLLTTGDPEFSMAAYGALEDLKALPPSKLKQNSPRTPRLHNRGASNMSAASAASSSLLSLLLLTLLLV, encoded by the exons ATGTCCACACTTGCCCCAGAAGACAAACCTCATAACAG CCACAGCGTCGATGAGAAGCAGTCGAGGGACTCCATTCTAACTGAATGGATTGGTATGGGGAGAAGCGGACCACAAATCACGGCTAAGCGGCAGCTGTGGGACTGTATAACGTTGACCATGGTTTTACTTTCGCTGCTGTTTCGACCAG CTCACTGCCAACAGTGCCGAATCCAGCGCTGTAATGCAGAGTATGTGGCTTCTACCTCACCCTCTAGTGGTCTGCAGGATGATGTGGCTCTGGATGTGGACTACTGCATTGCCCTGCGGGCCTATGCTCTGTGCACACGGCGGCAGGCACGCAGCTGCAGGGGGGACCTGGTCTACCACTCAGCTGTCTTCCGCATAAAGGAGTTATTCTCTCAGCATAACTGCTCCAGTGACGGACCCACCTCCTCAGCAAAGGTCCCAAGCACATCTCGGCCAGTTGTGTCCGAGCTCTGCAACTACGAGAACCGTGTGTTGACATCAGGCTCAGGCGGTCAGCAGAAGAAATACGCCCACTGTGGATTATTTGGAGACCCGCATCTGCGGACTTTCCGAGACGAGTTTCAAACCTGCAAAgtggagggggcgtggcctctgaTTGACAACCGCTTCCTGTCTGTGCAGGTGACCAATGTGCCTGTTGTGCTAGGATCCAGCGCAACGGCAACCAGCAAG ATCACAGTGATCTTTAAGTCGTACCACGGCTGTACGGAGCAGAAGGTGTACCAGGCCACCACAGAAGATCTGCCAGTGGCATTTCAGGATGGTACTCGCAGTGGCGGCGAGAGCGGCAGCCTAACCATAGTGGAGCGTGGCGGCTCCGGAGTGGGCCGGCAGGTGAGGATACAGGCCCGCTACATCGGTACCTCTATCATTGTCCGCCGTGTGGGCAGCTACCTGACCTTTGCCATCCGCATGCCAGAGGACACCCTGGACTTCTCAGAAGACAATGGCGGCCTGCAGCTCTGCCTGCACGGCTGCCCACGCAACGAGCTCATCAAAGAGCACACGCTTGGCCGACAAAGCCAGCAGCCCCGCCTGCAGGGCACCAACACAGAGCATGGTCCTCTGCGGCCCCCTCATCAGGTGTATACAGTTGAGCGGGCCACTGCAAAGTGTAGAGAGACTCTTCAGGTAGAGGATGTGTACTTTCAGTCCTGTGTGTTTGACTTGCTGACAACAGGAGACCCTGAGTTCTCTATGGCTGCTTATGGCGCTCTGGAGGATTTAAAGGCGCTGCCGCCCAGTAAACTGAAGCAGAACTCCCCGAGGACTCCTCGTCTTCACAACCGAGGGGCGTCAAACATGTCGGCAGCATCAGCAGCCAGCAGCTCCCTGCTTTCACTCCTACTCCTCACTCTGCTGCTTGTGTGA